The following proteins are encoded in a genomic region of Ictalurus furcatus strain D&B chromosome 6, Billie_1.0, whole genome shotgun sequence:
- the htr1fa gene encoding 5-hydroxytryptamine receptor 1F, with protein MDPNGTDGAKSADGLGRSPAGMILLSLTLSVLAILTTAINSLVITAIIVTRKLHHPANYLICSLAVTDLLVAILVMPFSIVYIVKETWVMGEVMCTIWLSVDITCCTCSILHLAAIAVDRYRAITDAVEYSRKRTSLRAAVTISVVWLLSILISLPPMLWGHHKKEEQENECLIKHENIAFTLYSTFGAFYIPLILILILYYKIYKAAKIIYHKRRPSPMNKLEINGHKIPMCPDREQQSLDALALPEKSMSEPSTEGDRGRFSAASPNFQPHSERSIKRQRISGARERKAAMTLGLILGAFVICWLPFFIQEVIINICSSCIPSNEITTLLTWLGYLNSLINPLIYTIFNEDFKKAFHKLIKCRNEL; from the coding sequence ATGGATCCAAACGGCACAGATGGGGCTAAGTCTGCAGATGGACTTGGTAGAAGTCCTGCAGGCAtgatccttctctctctcactctgtctgtgcTGGCTATACTAACCACAGCAATCAACTCCTTAGTCATCACTGCCATCATTGTCACTCGAAAACTTCACCACCCTGCCAACTACCTTATCTGCTCTCTGGCTGTGACGGACCTGCTGGTGGCTATCCTGGTCATGCCCTTCAGCATCGTCTACATTGTGAAGGAGACGTGGGTCATGGGTGAGGTGATGTGCACCATCTGGCTCAGCGTTGACATTACCTGCTGCACATGCTCCATTTTGCACTTGGCGGCTATTGCTGTGGATCGTTATCGCGCCATCACGGATGCTGTGGAATACTCCAGGAAGAGGACATCTCTAAGGGCTGCTGTCACGATTAGTGTCGTCTGGCTCCTGTCCATTCTCATTTCCTTACCGCCGATGCTCTGGGGACACCACAAAAAAGAAGAGCAGGAGAACGAATGCCTCATAAAGCATGAAAACATTGCTTTCACCCTTTACTCCACATTTGGGGCCTTCTACATCCCACTTATACTCATCCTTATCCTTtactacaaaatatacaaagcaGCTAAAATTATTTACCACAAAAGAAGGCCCAGCCCCATGAACAAGCTTGAGATAAATGGACACAAGATCCCTATGTGTCCAGACAGAGAACAGCAGAGCCTTGATGCACTCGCCTTACCAGAGAAGTCAATGTCAGAACCCTCTACTGAGGGCGACAGGGGACGTTTCTCTGCAGCAAGCCCAAATTTTCAGCCTCACAGTGAGAGGTCCATTAAAAGACAACGGATTTCAGGGGCACGTGAAAGAAAGGCAGCCATGACCCTTGGCCTTATTCTTGGGGCATTTGTCATCTGTTGGCTGCCATTCTTCATTCAGGAAGTGATTATTAACATATGCAGCAGCTGTATCCCCTCCAATGAAATAACTACACTTCTGACCTGGCTAGGATACCTTAACTCCCTAATCAACCCACTCATTTATACCATCTTCAATGAGGACTTCAAGAAAGCCTTTCATAAATTGATCAAGTGTCGGAATGAGCTCTGA